In the Roseovarius sp. W115 genome, one interval contains:
- a CDS encoding LysR family transcriptional regulator, protein MNALPVFEAAARHSSFAKAGAELNVSHSVISQHIRNLEQWLGTDLFVRHGNRVELSDEGRNLLPQIASGLQTLTDACETVLRKTQAGIVVVSAEPAFASLWLRKRITEFCELFPRVEIDLRPAWTPAQIGDGHADMIIHFETRIPKRGVDRDNLFPIDGYPAATTDVRDALPLVGSAIDWHRAELVHDNGKETWHKWYAAHEPKSEGWRKGRIHSDLSLAIDAAVDGEGVILADDILCQREISSGQLVRLDDRSVRCIWYQIAIPRGTSKSAASSFFRDWLVGQTQDLRE, encoded by the coding sequence ATGAATGCACTGCCTGTCTTCGAGGCAGCTGCACGGCATTCGAGTTTTGCCAAAGCCGGGGCCGAACTGAACGTCAGTCACAGCGTCATTAGCCAGCACATCCGCAATCTGGAACAGTGGCTCGGCACCGATTTGTTTGTTCGCCACGGCAATCGCGTTGAGTTGAGCGATGAAGGGCGTAACTTGTTGCCGCAGATCGCAAGTGGGCTGCAAACCTTGACCGACGCTTGCGAAACGGTGTTGCGGAAAACCCAAGCGGGCATCGTCGTTGTCAGCGCAGAGCCGGCGTTCGCATCACTCTGGCTGCGGAAGCGGATTACGGAGTTCTGCGAACTCTTTCCGAGAGTTGAAATTGACTTGCGTCCGGCGTGGACACCCGCCCAGATCGGCGATGGCCATGCGGACATGATCATTCACTTCGAGACCCGGATTCCCAAACGCGGAGTGGACCGAGACAACCTTTTCCCGATTGATGGATATCCCGCGGCAACAACCGACGTCCGCGATGCACTGCCACTGGTGGGATCCGCAATTGACTGGCACCGCGCTGAGCTTGTGCACGACAATGGAAAGGAGACCTGGCACAAGTGGTATGCAGCACATGAGCCCAAAAGCGAGGGTTGGCGCAAAGGCCGCATCCATTCGGACCTGTCACTTGCAATTGATGCGGCAGTGGACGGCGAAGGCGTCATCCTTGCGGATGACATACTTTGCCAGCGCGAGATTTCTTCGGGGCAGTTGGTGCGTCTTGACGACCGTTCGGTCCGATGCATCTGGTACCAGATTGCAATACCTAGAGGCACATCAAAGTCAGCGGCGTCGTCGTTCTTTAGAGATTGGCTAGTAGGCCAGACCCAAGACCTTCGCGAATGA